The DNA region ACCGCCGGGACGTCCAGGAGCGGGTGCTCGGGCTGCTGGGCATCGGCCCCGAGGAGGCCCAGGCCCGCTTCGGGTTCCTGCTGGACGCCTTCCGCTACGGCGCCCCGCCCCACGCCGGCTTCGCCTTCGGCATCGACCGCCTGGTCGCCCTGCTGGCCGGGGAGGAGAACATCCGCGAGGTCATCGCCTTCCCCAAGACCCAGTCGGGCGCCGACCCCCTCACCGGCGCGCCCACCGCCCTGGCCGACGCCCAGCTCTCCGAGCTCGGCATCCGGCTGCTGCCGCCCAGGGCCTGACGCCACCTCGCCGGCGCTTCTGGCACCAGGAACCGACACGGGAGTGTCGGTTCCTGGTGCCGGAACGAGGCGGCGGTGGTGGGCCGTCCTCGTCCCGTAGCCTCACGCCGGTGCCCGCCAAGCCCGACGACCTGTTCGCCTCGGCGCTGGAGGACCGGCTGGCCCGCCAGGCGCCGCTGGCGGCGCGCCTGCGGCCGCGGAGCCTCGACGAGGTGGTCGGCCAGACGCACCTCCTGGCCCCCGGCAGGCCGCTGCGGGCCCTGATCGACGCCGACCGCATCTCGTCGTTGATCCTGTGGGGGCCGCCGGGGACGGGCAAGACCACCCTTGCCCGCCTCATCGCCGGCGCCACCAGCAAGGAGTTCGTGGCGAAGTCGGCCGTCACCGCCGGCGTGAAGGACGTGCGGGAGGTGATCGAGGACGCCCGCCGCCGCCTGGCCGAGCACGGCCGGGGGACGATCCTGTTCCTCGACGAGGTCCACCGCTTCAACAAGGCGCAGCAGGACGCCCTGCTGCCGGCCGTCGAGGACGGGACCGTCACCCTCGTCGGGGCCACCACCGAGAACCCGTTCTTCGAGGTCAACGCGCCGCTGCTCAGCCGCTCCACCCTGTTCCGCCTCGAGCCGCTCTCCCACGACGACCTGCGCACCGTGGCCCGCCGGGCGCTCGAGCACGAGGGCGCGACGGCCACCGACGAGGCGGTCGGCTTCCTGGTGGACGTGGTCGAGGGCGACGCCCGCGCCGCGCTCACCACCCTGGAGGTGGCGCTGGCCCTGGCCGACGGGAGCCACATCGCCCTCGAGCACGTGGAGGCGGCCCGCAGCACGCGGATGCTCCGCTACGAGGAGGACGACCACTACGACGTCGTCTCGGCGTTCATCAAGAGCATCCGCGGGTCGGACCCCGACGCCGGCCTCTACTGGCTGGCCCGCATGCTGGCGGCGGGAGAGGACGCCCGGTTCATCGCCCGCCGCCTGGTGATCCTGGCCAGCGAGGACGTCGGCATGGCCGACCCCCGGGCGCTGCTGGTCGCCGACGCGGCCGCCCGGGCCGTCGAGTTCGTGGGGCTGCCCGAGGCCCAGCTCAACCTGGCCCACGCCGTCGTCTACCTCGCCACCGCGCCCAAGTCGAACCGCGTGACGGTCGCCCTCGGTGCCGCCATGGAGGACGTCCGCCGCCGGCCGGCCGGCGCCGTCCCGCCCCACCTCCGCGACGCCCACTACCGCGGCGCCCGCTCCATCGGCCACGGGGTCGGCTACGACTATCCTCACGACGACCCGAGGGGCTGGGCTCCCCAGGAGCACCGGCCTCCCGAGACTGCCGGCCGGGTGTACTACGAGCCGTCGGCCCACGGCGAGGAACCAGCGATCGAGGAGCGCATGCGAGCGATGCGGACCGAGGGAGGCACCGGCTCGTGAGCGCGGGCGAGGTCGCCGCCGTCGTCGCGGCCGTGGCGGCGGTGTTCCTGTCGGTCGGCGTGGTGTTCGCGCTGTCGTCGGTCACCCGCACCCTCCGGTCGGTGCGCGGCGCGGTGGAGGAGCTGCGGCGCGAGACGGTGCCGCTGCTGGGCGAGATGCGCGTCGCCGTGGACCGGGCCAACGCCGAGCTCGAGCGGGTGGACGGGGTGCTGGACCGGGCCGAGAGCATCGGGACGACGGTGGACTCGGCGTCCCGCCTGGCCTACCTGGCCTTCGGCAACCCGGTCATCAAGGCCATGGCGCTGGCCGCGGGGACGAGCCGGGCGGCACGGCGGCTGCGCCGCCGGGACTGAGCGCACCGGTGTTCAAGCGCCTGTTCTGGCTCACCGTGGGCGTGGGGTTCGGCTTCGGCATGAGCTTGTGGGTCTCGCGGATGGTGAGGGGCAAGATGGCCCGCCTGGCGCCGGACAACGTGTCGGCCGAGCTGGCCGGTGCCCTGCGCCAGTTCGGCTCCGACCTGCGGGCGGCCGTGGCCGAGGGCCGCGAGGCGATGCGCGAGCGGGAGGCGGAACTGCGGTCCGAGATCGTGCCGGGCACGGGCCGGTGAGCCTCCTCCGGTACCCATTCCGGCCCCGCCCCGCCCCCTAGGCTGAAGGCGAATGGATGCCGAGTCGCTCCGCCGGGTGTTCAGCACGTTCTTCGTCGAGCGCGGCCACACCCGGGTCGGCTCCTCGGGGCTGATCCCGCACCACCCGCGCGCCCCGCTGTTCACCAACGCGGGGATGAACCAGTTCCTCCCGTACTTCCTGGGCGAGGAACCGGCGCCCTACCCGCGGGCCACCTCGGCCCAGAAGTGCGTGCGCATCATGGGCAAGCACGACGACATCGAGAACATCGGCATCAGCCGGCGCCACGTCACCTTCTTCGAGATGCTGGGCAACTTCAGCTTCGGCGACTACTTCAAGTCCGACGCCATCCCGTACGCCTGGAAGCTGGTCACCGAGGGCTTCGGCCTCGACCCCGAGCGCCTGTGGGTGACGGTCCACGTCGACGACGACGAGGCGGCCGACATCTGGCACGACGCCGTCGGGTTGCCGGTCGAGCGCATCCAGCGCATGGGCGCCGACAACTTCTGGGAGATGGGCGACACCGGGCCGTGCGGGCCGTGCTCGGAGATCTTCTACGACAAGGGCGAGGCGTACGGCGCGGCGGGCGGCCCCGCCCAGGGCGGCGACGAGCGCTTCGTGGAGTTCTGGAACCTGGTGTTCATGCAGTACGACCGCCGGGCCGACGGCACCCTCGACGACCTCCCCCGGAAGAACATCGACACCGGCCTCGGCTTCGAGCGGACGCTGGCCGTGCTCCAGCAGGTCGACTCGGTGTTCGACACCGACGTGCTGGCCCCGCTGGTGCAGGCGGCCGCCCGGGTCACGGGGCGCACCTACGGCGGCGACGAGCGGGCCGACGTCTCGCTGCGGATCCTGGCCGACCACGCCCGCACCATGAGCTTCCTCGTGAGCGACGGCGTCCACCCGTCCAACGAAGGCCGCGGGTACGTGCTGCGCCGCATCATCCGGCGAGCCGTGCGCCAGGCCTTCCAGCTGGACGTGGAGCGGCTGGTCACTCCGGCCATGGTCGAGGCCACCGTCGAGGTGATGGGCGACGCCTACCCCGACCTGGCCCGCAACGCCGGGACGGTGGCCGAGGTCGTCGAGCGGGAGGAGGCGCGCTTCCGCGAGACGTTGCGCAACGGCATGTCCGCCCTCGACGCCGCCCTGGAGGGCGCCGACGAGGTGCCGGGCAGCGTCGCCTTCCGCCTCCACGACACCTACGGGTTCCCCATCGAGCTGACCCGGGAGATCGCCGCCGAGCGCGGCGCGTCGGTGGACGAGGCGGGGTTCCGCGCCGCCATGGACGACCAGCGCCGGCGGGCCCGCGCCGACCGTGAGAAGGCGGGCGCGGGGGGCGGCGCCCGGGACTACCGGGAGGTGCTGGACGAGTTCGGCACCTCCGAGTTCCGCGGCTACGGCGAGTACCAGACGTCGGCCAAGGTGCTGGCCGTCCTCCCCGCCGGCGACGGCACCGTCGAGATCTTCCTCGACCGCACCCCCTTCTACGCCGAGAGCGGTGGCCAGGTGGGCGACACCGGCACGATCATCACCGAGACGGGCCGGGCCGAGGTCCTCGACACCACGGCCCCGCTGCCCGGCCTCCATCGCCACCTGGCCCGCATCGTCGACGGCGTGGTGCAGCCCGGCGCCGATGCGGTCGCCACCGTCGACGCCGTGCGCCGGGACGCCATCCGCCGCAACCACACCGGCACCCACCTCCTCCACTGGGGCCTGCGCGAGGCGCTGGGCCTCCACGTGCAGCAGCAGGGCTCGCTGGTGGGCCCCGACCACCTGCGCTTCGACTTCTCCAACTTCGGCCCGGTGGAGCCGGCCAAACTCCAGCAGGTCGAGGACATGGTCAACGAGCAGGTCCTGGCCGACGAGCCGGTCCGCGCCTACGAGACCACCAAGAGCTACGCCGAGCAGCTGGGCGCCATCGCCTTTTTCGGCGACAAGTACGGGGAGTACGTCCGCGTTGTCGAGGCCGGGTCGCGCTCGCGCGAGCTGTGCGGCGGCACCCACGTGGGCGCCCTCGGGATGATCGGGCCCGTCCGCATCACCGGCGAGAGCTCCATCGGGTCGAACCTGCGCCGCATCACCGGGCTCACGGGAAAGGGGGCGCTGGAGCGCACGCGCGAGGAGGAGCTCCTCCTCGCCCGCACCGCCGCCCTCCTGCGGGCCGAGCCGCGCGAGCTGCCCGAGGCGGTCGGCCGGGTCCTCGACCACCTCAAGACGCTGGAGGCCGAGCTCAAGGCCCTGCGCTCGCAGCTGTCGGCGGGCGAGGCCGACCGGCTGGCCGGCGAGGCCGTCGCCGGCATGGTCGTGGCCCGCCGGGACGGACTGGCGCCCGACCAGCTGCGCGAGCTGGCCCTGGCCGTGCGCCGGGCACCCGGCGTGCGTGCCGTCGCCCTGGCCGGCTCGCCCGACGGCGCCCGGGTCGCCCTGGTGGCGGCGGTGTCGCCGGGCTCCGGTCTCGACGCGCCCGCCCTGGTGGGCGAGGCGGCCCGGGTGGTGGGCGGCGGCGGTGGGGGCAAGGGGGACGTGGCCATGGCCGGCGGCCGCGACCCGTCCCGGATCGACGACGCCCTGGACGCCCTCCGGGCGCGCCTGGGCGCGGCGTGAGGGTGGTCGGCGTCGACCTCGGCACCCGCCGCATCGGCGTCGCCGTCAGCGACGCCACCGGCACCCTCGCGTCGCCCCACGTCGTCCTCGACCGCAGCGGCGACCCGGCCGCCGACCACCGCCGGCTGGCGGAGATCGTCGTCGAGACGGGCGCCGAGCGGGTGGTGGTGGGGCTCCCGCTGTCGCTCAGCGGCGCGGCGGGGCCCGCCGCCCGGGCGGCGGCCGAGGAGGCCGACGCCCTGGCCGTCGTGGTCGGCGTGCCGGTGGAGACGTTCGACGAGCGCCTCACCACGGTGTCCGCCGAGCGGGCGCTGCGGGCGGGCGGTACCCGGGCCCCGTCACGGCGCGAGGTGATCGACAAGGCGGCAGCGGCCGTGATGCTCCAGGCCTGGCTCGACGGGGGGCGGCGGTGAGGCGACACCGGCCGGCACGGAGGTTGGAGCGGTGAGCGAGGTGTTCGAGCCCATGCGGGAGCCCGGCGGCGGCTGGGCCAGGCGGATCGTGATCGGCGTGGTGGTCCTGGTCGTCCTGGGGCTGGTCGCAGGCGGTGGCGCGCTGCTCTACGTCCGCAGCCA from Acidimicrobiales bacterium includes:
- a CDS encoding replication-associated recombination protein A, with the protein product MPAKPDDLFASALEDRLARQAPLAARLRPRSLDEVVGQTHLLAPGRPLRALIDADRISSLILWGPPGTGKTTLARLIAGATSKEFVAKSAVTAGVKDVREVIEDARRRLAEHGRGTILFLDEVHRFNKAQQDALLPAVEDGTVTLVGATTENPFFEVNAPLLSRSTLFRLEPLSHDDLRTVARRALEHEGATATDEAVGFLVDVVEGDARAALTTLEVALALADGSHIALEHVEAARSTRMLRYEEDDHYDVVSAFIKSIRGSDPDAGLYWLARMLAAGEDARFIARRLVILASEDVGMADPRALLVADAAARAVEFVGLPEAQLNLAHAVVYLATAPKSNRVTVALGAAMEDVRRRPAGAVPPHLRDAHYRGARSIGHGVGYDYPHDDPRGWAPQEHRPPETAGRVYYEPSAHGEEPAIEERMRAMRTEGGTGS
- a CDS encoding DUF948 domain-containing protein; amino-acid sequence: MSAGEVAAVVAAVAAVFLSVGVVFALSSVTRTLRSVRGAVEELRRETVPLLGEMRVAVDRANAELERVDGVLDRAESIGTTVDSASRLAYLAFGNPVIKAMALAAGTSRAARRLRRRD
- the alaS gene encoding alanine--tRNA ligase, which encodes MDAESLRRVFSTFFVERGHTRVGSSGLIPHHPRAPLFTNAGMNQFLPYFLGEEPAPYPRATSAQKCVRIMGKHDDIENIGISRRHVTFFEMLGNFSFGDYFKSDAIPYAWKLVTEGFGLDPERLWVTVHVDDDEAADIWHDAVGLPVERIQRMGADNFWEMGDTGPCGPCSEIFYDKGEAYGAAGGPAQGGDERFVEFWNLVFMQYDRRADGTLDDLPRKNIDTGLGFERTLAVLQQVDSVFDTDVLAPLVQAAARVTGRTYGGDERADVSLRILADHARTMSFLVSDGVHPSNEGRGYVLRRIIRRAVRQAFQLDVERLVTPAMVEATVEVMGDAYPDLARNAGTVAEVVEREEARFRETLRNGMSALDAALEGADEVPGSVAFRLHDTYGFPIELTREIAAERGASVDEAGFRAAMDDQRRRARADREKAGAGGGARDYREVLDEFGTSEFRGYGEYQTSAKVLAVLPAGDGTVEIFLDRTPFYAESGGQVGDTGTIITETGRAEVLDTTAPLPGLHRHLARIVDGVVQPGADAVATVDAVRRDAIRRNHTGTHLLHWGLREALGLHVQQQGSLVGPDHLRFDFSNFGPVEPAKLQQVEDMVNEQVLADEPVRAYETTKSYAEQLGAIAFFGDKYGEYVRVVEAGSRSRELCGGTHVGALGMIGPVRITGESSIGSNLRRITGLTGKGALERTREEELLLARTAALLRAEPRELPEAVGRVLDHLKTLEAELKALRSQLSAGEADRLAGEAVAGMVVARRDGLAPDQLRELALAVRRAPGVRAVALAGSPDGARVALVAAVSPGSGLDAPALVGEAARVVGGGGGGKGDVAMAGGRDPSRIDDALDALRARLGAA
- the ruvX gene encoding Holliday junction resolvase RuvX, whose protein sequence is MRVVGVDLGTRRIGVAVSDATGTLASPHVVLDRSGDPAADHRRLAEIVVETGAERVVVGLPLSLSGAAGPAARAAAEEADALAVVVGVPVETFDERLTTVSAERALRAGGTRAPSRREVIDKAAAAVMLQAWLDGGRR